Genomic DNA from Xiphophorus hellerii strain 12219 chromosome 16, Xiphophorus_hellerii-4.1, whole genome shotgun sequence:
ATTGAAGAACATCATCAGGATGTTGCTTTTCCTTCCAATCAAATATGGGTGTGCGTGTTGTAGCTCTTAATCGCATAGAGTTAGTTTCCACACGCTGAAGTAGTGGTCATTTAATCTTGTTTACAACGCTTCTGTAGTCGACTCCACACAGCTTCAAACACCAACATGTAAGAATTGAAATAATGGATTATATTAGTAATATATATTTGCACCACAATGCTCCGTTCTACTGCTTTAGCACGTTGTCAAACGTGCTAAACTTTAGCACGTTGTCAAATTGATAGAAAAGATTGACCCGCCACTTGCCACTGTTTGTATAAATGTTTCCTTTCAGGCAAGCAGCTATGGAAATATCAGCAAAGTACTGTTATAAAGAACTGGAGACATATGGGTCATGCGTTGCCTCAAATCCAACGTCTTGGCAACACAAGTGCCATGACCTAAAACTCAAGGTTTCGCAATGTACATCATCACAGTAAGTCAATTGATCTATCCTATATATATACCTATAAATTTTTCCTTGTGCCTGACCATTTAATGTTTACAGTCCAGTGATCCAGAAGATCAGGGAAGACTGCTCCACAGAATTT
This window encodes:
- the chchd5 gene encoding coiled-coil-helix-coiled-coil-helix domain-containing protein 5 → MQAAMEISAKYCYKELETYGSCVASNPTSWQHKCHDLKLKVSQCTSSHPVIQKIREDCSTEFEKFEQCLKENLTSPTSCSPHVTRFLGCADSVDLSSVDTSSDTS